gtgtgtgtgtgtgcacaggcATGAGAGAGGATAAAATGCTGAAATATTTGATGTGCTTTGATCCATGGCAACAGCAGGATTATAAGTAATTACACAAAAATTTTTCTACTAAAGGATATAGCCACaatgaacacaaaacaaaagccagagctcataaacacacaaagagCTTTGTCCTTTAACATTTTGACATGATGTTAATGTCGTTTATGGATGGATACATGTAAGTGTAGCAAGAAACAATGGTCGACAGTTGATACTTTTTTCACTATATGGGGTGTGGGATAGGAGTACACACAGTAAGAATAAAAGCGTCCTTGTTACTGTTTATCAAATATACATACTGGGGAACTTTTAACAATGAGAGCCTTGAGCAAAGGTTCCACTCTTTGGAAAGGGttcaactaaaataataaaaacaactctCCATCCAGcctaaataataaaagtaaataaaaataaaccccaaaaaaaaaaaaaacaaggaaaatccCTTCTTAAGAAAATGCAAaccaaaaacagacaaaactgcTAAGGTAAGGCAGCTTTTAGAAGAGGCATGTGAAATAACGAAGACGAGGGCATTAACATAACAGACGACGAACATGTCATCGAGTGACGCTTACAGCAGTAGTGGTAATGGCAGTTGTGGTGACTACAGATGGGACAGACACAACTACAAGCGGATTGACAACAGACTGTTGAGTCTGCTGCTGTGTATGTTGCAGAACCTGAGTTCCTGGTAGAATATGATGCAGTGGTACCTGCTTAATCAAGGGACCACTCAGAACAGGACTCAACAGCCCTTGTGTCATCACCGTCATTGGGGGCACAATCTGAGCACCAGCACCAAGACACACCACAGGGAACCCACCCACTCCAACCCCCACACCTGGAAGAGAAGCTCCACGGGGTAGCTGTGCAAGAAGCGGATGGTGCCCAAAAGCCATGGGGGTGGTGGCTAGGACCTGTTGGGTTGTAGTTCCTCCTGTGCCTTGCACTGCAGCTGTCAAAATGGGCCGAGCCAGCTGATTGGCTGTCACCGGAGCTGCACCactggtggtgctggtggttaCTCCACCTGTCGTCAGCGTGTTGATTGCACGAATGGGAGCAATGACTGAAGCTGGCAGGACTGTGGCCTGGCTGTTACCAGACGGGTGTGGCAGACCATGAGCAGAACTCAGCAGAATTGATTGCCCAAGTGTCTTGGGCTGAGTCCCTGATAATGCCACACCTCCAAGTTTTGCCATGTTTCCAGCACCTGGCATGAGCGAAACAACGGATGGAAAGTTGACAGCACCAGGCGTCAGAGCCACAGGAGACACAGCTGGCATGGCTTTGATGGCTTGCCGCACCCCTACACTTGAAGGGACTGCAGTTACTGCTGGAAAAGATGAAAGTTTATTTCAGAATATATGTGCAGTGTGACAGCTATATATGCATGCacctgtgtacacacacatttgcatgaTGTGATGCAGGTATGAAACAGTAAATACAGAGTGTCATCTGCTTTATTCATCCACACTTACAAAAAGGGCCTTAGCTGGACCACTAATATCGCTAATTATCTGTGGTCTGAGGAAtgtgtctttatatatatataaaaaaaaacaacgttTTGACACGTACCCTGGCTGGTGCCACTCTGCTGCTGTCTATTCTGTGCTTGCCGTTTCTCCAAGGTCTGCTGGAGAATCTGTGTCACTGGTGGCCGCACCAACAGTGGTGTTGGCTGACTTGTAGCTTGAGAACCAGTGATTGTAGTGGTGGTAGGAACAGCAACTGAAGTCACAACTAAATTTAACGGTTGACTTGTTGGGGAAGCTGGCACTGCTATGGTGCCCACTGCTATGGAAGCTGGTAGAGATATGGATGGATTCATAGTAGGAGGATTCGCAGATGACAATGTGCGTATTACTGAAACAGCACACAATTTTTTCGTTAGTATTTAGAACAACTTTttttgcacatacacaaaaataaaatgctgtatttattttcaagataaaaataacaaaagatggaaaaaaaattaagtatgaaatgttctatttttaaatatcaagacTGTTAGTAGTTTAGAAAGTGAAAAATACAGCTCAATCTGAAAACTAGTGAAACACTGTTCAATCTGAAAGTTTGTGAAACATACTTCCCAACTTTAAAATTCACATATACTGTAATAAGGGTTTATGGAAATATCCACTTTCACAACTTATCCCCAAGAGAACATGGATAAAGTGACTGATGGCTCTTACCcaggagaagaaaataaaacactgaaTACTGACAGACAACAGTCTCAATGCCTCAAAATCTCTTAGCTGTTGTATGGTTTAATTTGAACTCATGGGGAAGTTTGTTGATGCTTTTTGTTCCTTTGATAACCTGAGATGGTAAGCTGGTTCAGTAAATCAAATTCATTCAGCTTGTGCATACAAATAAGGTACAACTACTACAAGTCTTATCCTTTTCTCCAGGCACCATCTCATCTCCTATATCTTCTCAAACTTCACCCTAGTTTTCTAATAGCT
This window of the Pomacea canaliculata isolate SZHN2017 linkage group LG4, ASM307304v1, whole genome shotgun sequence genome carries:
- the LOC112562419 gene encoding max-binding protein MNT-like isoform X1, which gives rise to MSLNTLLQAAQWVESNNEKTREDSSRHFHHYAKSPSVSEDNSDGRGDDSRDKRRTGGAGTREVHNKLEKNRRAHLKECFDALKQHLSSKEEKKTSNLSILRGAIKCIQNLRRCEKELEQELQKLAQQKSKLRHRLEQLYSEMDQMNVKVDIECFMQQASEDQESNSTNTATEGPESTRASDVEEDEEQEAPPPPRPIARAIPHPVIRTLSSANPPTMNPSISLPASIAVGTIAVPASPTSQPLNLVVTSVAVPTTTTITGSQATSQPTPLLVRPPVTQILQQTLEKRQAQNRQQQSGTSQAVTAVPSSVGVRQAIKAMPAVSPVALTPGAVNFPSVVSLMPGAGNMAKLGGVALSGTQPKTLGQSILLSSAHGLPHPSGNSQATVLPASVIAPIRAINTLTTGGVTTSTTSGAAPVTANQLARPILTAAVQGTGGTTTQQVLATTPMAFGHHPLLAQLPRGASLPGVGVGVGGFPVVCLGAGAQIVPPMTVMTQGLLSPVLSGPLIKQVPLHHILPGTQVLQHTQQQTQQSVVNPLVVVSVPSVVTTTAITTTAVSVTR
- the LOC112562419 gene encoding max-binding protein MNT-like isoform X2, whose protein sequence is MSLNTLLQAAQWVESNNEKTREDSSRHFHHYAKSPSVSEDNSDGRGDDSRDKRRTGGAGTREVHNKLEKNRRAHLKECFDALKQHLSSKEEKKTSNLSILRGAIKCIQNLRRCEKELEQELQKLAQQKSKLRHRLEQLYSEMDQMNVKVDIECFMQQASEDQESNSTNTATEGPESTRASDVEEDEEQEAPPPPRPIARAIPHPVIRTLSSANPPTMNPSISLPASIAVGTIAVPASPTSQPLNLVVTSVAVPTTTTITGSQATSQPTPLLVRPPVTQILQQTLEKRQAQNRQQQSGTSQVTAVPSSVGVRQAIKAMPAVSPVALTPGAVNFPSVVSLMPGAGNMAKLGGVALSGTQPKTLGQSILLSSAHGLPHPSGNSQATVLPASVIAPIRAINTLTTGGVTTSTTSGAAPVTANQLARPILTAAVQGTGGTTTQQVLATTPMAFGHHPLLAQLPRGASLPGVGVGVGGFPVVCLGAGAQIVPPMTVMTQGLLSPVLSGPLIKQVPLHHILPGTQVLQHTQQQTQQSVVNPLVVVSVPSVVTTTAITTTAVSVTR
- the LOC112562419 gene encoding max-binding protein MNT-like isoform X3 — encoded protein: MSLNTLLQAAQWVESNNEKTREDSSRHFHHYAKSPSVSEDNSDGRGDDSRDKRRTGGRAHLKECFDALKQHLSSKEEKKTSNLSILRGAIKCIQNLRRCEKELEQELQKLAQQKSKLRHRLEQLYSEMDQMNVKVDIECFMQQASEDQESNSTNTATEGPESTRASDVEEDEEQEAPPPPRPIARAIPHPVIRTLSSANPPTMNPSISLPASIAVGTIAVPASPTSQPLNLVVTSVAVPTTTTITGSQATSQPTPLLVRPPVTQILQQTLEKRQAQNRQQQSGTSQAVTAVPSSVGVRQAIKAMPAVSPVALTPGAVNFPSVVSLMPGAGNMAKLGGVALSGTQPKTLGQSILLSSAHGLPHPSGNSQATVLPASVIAPIRAINTLTTGGVTTSTTSGAAPVTANQLARPILTAAVQGTGGTTTQQVLATTPMAFGHHPLLAQLPRGASLPGVGVGVGGFPVVCLGAGAQIVPPMTVMTQGLLSPVLSGPLIKQVPLHHILPGTQVLQHTQQQTQQSVVNPLVVVSVPSVVTTTAITTTAVSVTR